aaagacaactcttgcttatcaccccaaataaaaggcatatctttcttgactagctcatttaaaggagcagctatggtggagaaatctttcacaaatctcctataaaaacttgctaacccatgaaaacttctcacctctcctacatttttaggggttggccattcttgtatagccttgatcttctctggatcaacatgtacaccttcttttcccactttgaatccaaggaaaatcacactttcttgacaaaaagtacatttgtcaaagttggcaaagagatcatgttctctaagaagaagcaagacttttctgacatggttaagatgttcttgaaggccttgactatagattaagatatcatcaaagtagaccactacaaatctgcctatgcattccctaagcacatgattcattaatctcatgaatgtacttggagcattggtcaagccaaagggcatgactaaccattcatacaaaccaaacttggtcttgaaagcagttttccattcatctccttcatgaattcttatttgatggtatccacttttaagatcaattttggtgaagagatttgctccatgtaattcatccaacatgtcatctagcctaggaatgggatgcctatacttgacagttatgttgttgatggccctacaatctgtacacattctccaagaccCATCCTTTTTAGGTACTAACAACACAGGCACAGCACAGGgacttaaactcttttggatccaccctttgttcaacaagtcattaacttgtttctctatttcttttgtttccatagggttggttctataggctggcctattgggtaggcttgccctaggcaccaaatctatttgatgttctattcccctcaaaggtggtaatccacttggtacctctttgggaaatatatcatcaaattcctttaaaagtttttgcaacccctttggtagagaaccaagttcatgagtgattgaaacaaatgcctctttgcaataaagaaggaaatgaggttgtccaagaaaaagatttttggaaatattcaaggtttgaggttggacaacttcatGGACTGAGGCATGGGTTaccaaattctttctttctttcttattttcttttttcttttctccatccaacttcttcttaagaattatttggtcctctcttacttgtgaaggtgtaagaggacacaaaataattttctttcccttgtgttgaatggtgattttgttggtgactccatcatgtaaagcttgtttatcatattgccaaggtcttccaagtaatatgtgcccagcttccattggtactatatcacaaacaatttgatcttcatatttgccaatggaaataggtacacttacttgttctttaactactattccatcatcctctttgatccattgaagtttgtaaggtttaggatgaggagtagttgttaagccaagcttctctatcattctagaactacaacagttgcaacaagagccactatccactatcattgaacatgtcttttctaaaactttgcatcttgtgtggaataggttctctctttgtgactgttctaattctacatgtttactttccaagagtctccttaccataagtaagtcaccatcacaaggtaaagcttcttcttcttcagaagtggatgtctcagactcactatatgaagaaccctcactttcactctcatgctcaaggATGTAAGTTGACTTTCTATTGCGGCACTCAGATGCATAGTGCCCTTTTCccccacatctaaagcacttagtctccttactcttatgatctcttgaaggttctttgactttttcttttcctctctctctctctctgtcttcatatcttggcttggtttgactaccctccctcttatacTCTTTCCTATGGTAAgaactatgagggtaatctttcttggtggagcttttcctctttaGTTGTTGCTCaaccctcacacaaagttggactaactcattgagatcattgtagggtataagttcaaccctatctcttatgtcatagttaAGCCCACTTTGAAACCTAGCTATTGTTATCCTAGGTTCTTCTCTTATCccagctctcaacatgagtaactccattttttgtctatattcctcaacactcatgttcctttgttggagtttatggagtttatccattatctccctatcatagtaggctggtacatgcctcctcctcaaggcagctctcatttcattccaatacctaatgggaggtaagtgtcttagcctatGGTCCTTGACTAAGGctgtccaccaaattaaggcataaccttgaaagcttagagaagccatggtgactctcctttcatcatctatttggtggcactcaaacaattgctcaactttcatttcccactctaggtattcttctacatcatcttttccatggaaggaaggaagatcaatcttaggctctcttgggtaatgctctctaactctatgttgtcttctaggaggcatttggtagtggtcatcattgtgatgactactattttgctcaatttcacttggagaagatgatgattcttctcttctcctatgggaagacctctctttctttttatcttgattaatcaaaagttgactaatcatatctttgagctcactaatctctttatccctttgttcaaatctttgctcaaattcttcccttaaagacatttcactattgggtttcaaacttccttacacacttgattgactcattcttgtcaaaggaaaaggttttcacaaagttttcaaaatatttgacaagtaatgagtgaaaagattttcacaagctttctttgtttttggtgaaaaatttctaaagagattctagaagcaaaagatgtttctaagtagctcccaggaagaagaggtgagtcacaaatggacaagcttagaaacaaaattcttccttagccagagtttccttagaatgttcttttactttagtttctaagtagaaattcttcaaattcttttttaaatgttatgaacctacaaaccaaagaaaggtttaCTATATGCTAGGCTATCCTAAATACCACGGAGACCTAAAAACAAAAGGATTACTCAAGACAtttaaggaaagcaataaagatgcaagaatgtaaatgctagacggccctaagtgaaagtgcaagtgacacttggagccccttgacacacttccacactaagaaaacgaaattggactattacaatgttcaattgtgaacttggaattgcttcaagagcatttttccaagtcacttggctcaaaaacagcaaagaaaaaaaatacaatttctaACAGCAAATTCCGTGATATTTGATGTAAATAAACTTGAAATGAGGCCTAGAAGTAATGTGAGCTTTGTCTTCTTGCTGCTGCAGAAAGCCACTCAAAATGAAGGTGTGAGTTGCTCTTTTTCCAGGGTTGAAATGCTGCTGTAACAGAATTTTCCAGCTGCTGGACAGTGGTGTTTGGGCTGCAGTTGTGTCTTCCTTCTTGCTCCACTTTCAATGCTCAAACCACTTCCTATGAGGCTACCAAAGTAAGAGAAGGATTCTGGTGCTGGATGCCCCAAACAGCTTGCACATACACTCCAAAACTCAGCAAAATCACACCAAACAGATTAAATATTTGCACCAAATTTCTGCACACTGCACCAGTATAGGCTGCTGTATTGAACACTTTAGATGCCAAAAAATAGACACAAACAATTGGAACAGTATACAAATGAAAGTAGGTACACAAGAGGAACTTATCAAAGGCACTAGAATggatgaagaaagcaagaaaaacacaagcacagtttagaaattattccaaatgcaaactgtttgataattttcagaagtgtttgataaaatgccccaatgaatttcagattttgtgtttttgatttttcagggcctgtaatctggattggttggttctaacagctttttaacacttgatacttcttcttttgatcatgtattttcatttttaaacattgaaccagctttttcacaatccagcaatgaattttacactaaaattaccaaaatagtggctggaaaaaaaaacagaaactgcaccagaaaaatgaactaaaaatggtggttttggaaccCAAAATGAGTAGCAGTGTTTCAGCAGCTTGGATGAAtgttcaaacaacttttattcatgatattaaacatgtttaaactcttaaacagcTGAAATAATGCTTACTACTCAAATTCACTggtccacttccaattttaactcaaaattgatggtttaagtATCCAATCTGCATATAACTTcaattttgaccaaatgaacaataTTAGCAACTTTTAATCATCCATTTAGACTTGTTCAAACTGTCCAAACACACAGAAATAGCAGGATTCGAAAATCACTCTTGCTATGGCCAAATTATGCAACAAAAACCATCAATGAACCAACCAAATTTAGCTTTTCATGGAATCAAAAACTGGACAGCAAAGGAAATGACTCTAAGAAGTGTAAAAACACAGATCTAAGCTAGATTTAATgtgcttagcatgaccaaactcagattaTACAATTCAAGGAAActtagcacggtgaaaagcttggATTAAAACAGTAACAGTGATTTGAAACCAGATTTCAAGCAACTCAACCACTCATTTTTCAATTCTGTGATTATTAGGAGTTGCTATCACTTCAAACACATGTAAAAACAGTAAACAAACTTGTACAAAgcttgaaaataaagaaatctgGATTGCATCAGCTGATATCAAATTATTCCAGAAATGatgttttatgcagatttttcTACTGGAATCAATATTTGCAATGCTAATTGGCTCAAATGATCAAAGCTGGACA
This window of the Vigna angularis cultivar LongXiaoDou No.4 chromosome 7, ASM1680809v1, whole genome shotgun sequence genome carries:
- the LOC128197938 gene encoding uncharacterized protein LOC128197938; its protein translation is EMRAALRRRHVPAYYDREIMDKLHKLQQRNMSVEEYRQKMELLMLRAGIREEPRITIARFQSGLNYDIRDRVELIPYNDLNELVQLCVRVEQQLKRKSSTKKDYPHSSYHRKEYKREGSQTKPRYEDRERERGKEKVKEPSRDHKSKETKCFRCGGKGHYASECRNRKSTYILEHESESEGSSYSESETSTSEEEEALPCDGDLLMVRRLLESKHVELEQSQRENLFHTRCKVLEKTCSMIVDSGSCCNCCSSRMIEKLGLTTTPHPKPYKLQWIKEDDGIVVKEQVSVPISIGKYEDQIVCDIVPMEAGHILLGRPWQYDKQEFDDIFPKEVPSGLPPLRGIEHQIDLVPRASLPNRPAYRTNPMETKEIEKQVNDLLNKGWIQKSLSPCAVPVLLVPKKDGSWRMLGKEGVHVDPEKIKAIQEWPTPKNVGEVRSFHGLASFYRRFVKDFSTIAAPLNELVKKDMPFIWGDKQELSFETLKHKLTHAPILVLPDFSKAFELECDASGVGIGAVLIQGGHPVAYFSEKLRGPTLNYPTYDKELYALIRALKTWEHYLVTREFIIHTDHESLKYIKGQAKLNKRHAKWVEYLEQFPYVIKHKKGSTNVVADALSRRHALLGYLFNKGKLCIPQGSIRKLLIKESHGGGLMGHHGVDKTLNILKSKFYWPHMRIDVQRHCSKCIACLQAKSKIMPHGLYTPLPIANTPWEDISMDFVLGLPRTQRGYDSIFVVVDRFSKMAHFIPCHKIDDASYISRLFFKEIVRLHGLPKTIVSDRDVKFLSHFWKTLWEKLGTKLLFSTTCHPQTDGQTEVVNRSLSTLLRVILRGNNKSWDEHLPHIEFAYNRVVHKTTNLSPFEVVYGFNPITPLDLLPLPLVWLHLRKERFPSQRKSKLSPRGDGPFKVLKKINDNAYIL